The Asterias amurensis chromosome 16, ASM3211899v1 genomic sequence TGAGTCATGATTTTGCAATGAAATTCCTCAAAacatcaaaaatgaaatttgccTAATCATACAATTAACTTGGATAAATGAAATGTTACAATTTTCATGATCCAGATAATTATTGTGTCTACcacatttcaaaaggttgttttggtcctcctttttattttatttttgatctTATTGGACACATCCTAATGCTTTGCAACCTCTGGAAAAAGCACTCTATAAATGCCCGCTTCTTATTATTAACATTTAATTTCCATTGAGTTCAatttataatatataaaaaataatatacaagtaatacaaagtaatatttttatattttgcatCATAATATTGCAAGTGTGTTATCACTTCATGATTATTATTGTATAACAACagagaataaaaaaaacttgaattaAGAACTCCTCCATTACAATGCGTAACGAATAATATTTGACCTTTCATACTGTGTGACCATCATGGTCTGATACCCACTGTGCATGCATGATAACTGTGATGACACATCAAGAGACCAGACTAACTGCATAGCAGCCTCAGTTTGAGTTGCGTGTATTGGAATGAGAACAAGCATCACACCTTAGACAGCCTACAACAAGTTTATCACTAGTTATTATAAACTGATAACTGATTACAACTGATTACTGGATTAAATATATACATacccttttttacaaaatggtaCAGTCCTCGCTGATAATGTATTATTAACATATCTGTAATGAAAGTAGATTTCTTACCTCCCTGTTGACCGTAGGATGTAGCGTTTCCCGTTGAAGTTCCTTTGACAACTCTCTGCGTAACTCGTTAAGACCCCTTGCAATGACATCATctcaaatagcgccctcaacagGTCAAATGAGGCAACAGCTGCGTTATGCACAGGGTCTAACAGTCAAATCAGCAGGCGAGGGCAGTCTTCAAGGTGACCTTAAGATGACATTTCACCTTCCACGGGTGCGCTCCAATTCTTCAACGATGCCCGTCAGTCGTTGCCGAGCTTTCTTGGAGCTTATGGCGCAGTTGACGAGACTCAATAACTGCTTGGCTGAATACTCCTACAAGAAGGAACAAATCAAGAACTCAATCTTGTAACTGATGGTTTATCTTTTTGTCTGTTTCCCCTTTCCATAACTCCCTAAGTGGGTGGGTCAAAGATATCGTGATTTTAAGACTAGTATGCCTGGCTTCTAGCTATTAGAGAGCAGCTTACATGTACTAGGGAGACCACCACCAACATTTGAGCTAAATAGCTCAGTCGGTCGAGCGATGGCACAATATTCTGGAGGCCACAGGTTTATGTCCAGCTCAATagaagttttctttgttcaagacAAAATTAGTTTAAAATTTACCAAGTCCGTTTCTCCTGTGGGTTATTACTAACTTGAGATGTATTTTAGAGGATTTGGGGTCGAAAGGTTTGCAGAACAAACCCTCTAAGAAGACACTCAAGATATGGGGCTAAGACAAAAGGAATGAATGACTGGGTGGGAGTGCGATTGAGTAGGTAagcacattcaaaccggggacctacacgtataacaaaagaggacaatagaggtcatggttcgggaaaggtccacagttggaaaacgtgtacaaaaccaattggAGCTTTTGCCAAAAAGTaagagtataaacaaaagagggacaataagAAGTCCGCGGTTGAGGACCTACACAAgcttgtgtgtgtgggggggggaaTGTCCTACGTACCCTATGATCTTTAATCCACTGCTCCATGTCTGACTCTGATAAGTAGTATGCCTTCACGTACGTCTCAACAAACTCCTTGTCTGGAATTGGTctgtaaaacacaaaaatacagTAAAAAATCATTCATTGATTCTAAGGAATATAATTACATTCGTAGATCAGCTGAAGAAGGACGCAACACAACAGGAAACAACTGAGCTTAGGACGCTGATGCTGGACCTGGATGCGTGGAATACGACCATCAGAGTTTCCCGAGAAGGCGTCAGCTAAAGACATCCTCTTGTTCAATTGAATGACTGACTGACTGAATACAATAAAGTATTTTGCAATGGTTCACAACCTTGCCCAAACAGGAACAAAGTGTCGCGCCCGACTGGTCATCAATTAAAGGTTATCAAATCAAATGACAGGgctcgaaattaacactgggtcgcagtgtcatggccgagcggttaagagcaccggattcaagcactggtgtttgatcagcagggtgtgggttcggatcccagtcgtgacacttgctacataaaattggggaggtagtgctttctgctctaccggccaggcttcgaattgatgatacccaagcctaaattcgtatggactgtgaaaggggtaacgcTGTTTCAGCCCCAGAGTAGGTGgtaacggcctctggaaaatataattgtagcccacaccttgaagtggccttcaggaaTTGTGTGTCAgacgacttgcataaaaaaaacatttttttttaattaaactatttttttactGAGACCAGTGATTTTGGCATCAAGCCACTAAACTTACAACCAGACAAGTCCGGCGATCTTGAGTTTTTCTCAAATTCGAGCCTTGGTTGATTTGCTCATTTGACTGTCTACTCACCTGACGTCAGTAAGCTTGTCCAGCTTGAGTAGAAATTGTTGGAAGTCCAGCTGCATCAACGCCCTTCCTTCATTGCTACACTTCTTAGCGCTGGCAAACCTGCAAGTAAAGAAAGACATTCTtttcataaattgttttataacatatcattcattttattattcaaaagcatttcTTATAACAGTAATTGATATTTCTTAGACGACCTTAAGTGATGAACTTATGTCAAAGTCAAAATGGAATTATCAAAATTTTCTTGCATAAATCATCAAAGTTTGTGCTGATCACCATGGAACTGCAGGCatggaatttcatatttgagagagcaaggccattttcattttgcaaaggtatACTTCtaatggaaaatcttaaagtctggaaaatcttttgaaggggcaccaaggccaacacaaGGACTACAGAGCTCATGGCCTCTGTAGCCGTCATGTAAACCCAGGCCTGGAACCGACAGTAATACTCAAATGCCAAAATACGTTTGTCCTCTTCGCTCACCCTTCAACGTATGTGCGGTTAGCTAGCCGTACAAGATGACCCCATAAGATGTTGTAGACTGGACTTGGAATGGATACTCGCCTTAATAAGAAAGAaggaaaaattaatttgattcttttttcaaaattttggttCACAAAAAGATACAACCTAAATTAAAATAGAAAGAGTGGATTACTGCAAGCAGCATCCAGCAACTGAGTCTAGTATACTCCTGAAGATGATCGGAGCAATCTGAATTGagacgttgagttgtcaaccatcgGTTCTTTGCAGAACCAACATTAATAAAACCTCTTCTAATCAAGCTcccaccatgcacagtttcaaatcctacttaatcactgtaataataatattattatacaaggtatttataaagcgctgtggctaacaggggaaagtaccacagcgctgtacacacaaaataaacaaaaaccaaagaataaataaaagcaaGCAAATCAGTTGaacaggtgggttttgagagaaaaTTGAAGGCTGTTAGTGAGCTAGAGTGGCGGATACTGTGAGGTAAatcattccagagtttgggggcAGCAGCGTGGAAGCTATATTGCCCTCAGGTAACTCTTTGGCCCACCCTATGCACTGCACGTCAGAGAGATGCATTTTCCATGGTTTCATCATACTTTTACCtttaagatggcggctggatgacatcGATGGACAAGGtccatttataaaataaacaacttgCTTCGATCAACTTCATGAGTTATCCCTCAATTGAATTTATGGGAAACTTACCTGCCGACTTCATCCAGTCTTGTATTGAATATCATAAAATCCTGCAGGGAAAAAGAAAGTGTGActtgaccataattgcttccCTGTATCTTGGAGTATAAGAATAGGTTAAATCTAATGATCAATCTGAAACCTCACTAATGTAGAAAATgggtttgggttgaacaaagacaaatttactagtaTTGGAGTTGAACCAAAGagctccggattaacgtgcccgctctaccaactgagttttctagccctatgttttcaatatctttttttCAGGGGTTAGAAAATAAGATGCAACACTGGTTTCCCAATGGAACTGTAAATAATTATCGGTGGCTTTTAATTGGAGTTTGaaggcaagtttttttttctaagggGCTGGGGAGGGCAAGGGAGAAGGTAATGTCAGGGTTCAAAGGCTACCTGAAGGAGGACGTCCACATAGGTGCTGTGTTGTGACATAATGTCTTTAATATCCCACTTGACCGTGGCCATAAGTTGAAGCATCCGCTCGAACAAGATGCATCTTGATGCCACACCTCGGTAGACGGGTCGTCTCAGCTCACTGGCTACGCTCACAGTCTGTGGGTTTaagaaatgaaatgtaaaaagtcTTTAAAGAATGGTATCCACATTAAGGGTGTTCGGCAATGGCTTTGGTGACAGCAGCAGCCAAAGCCATGTTCTGAAACAAGTAAGATAGTTTAAAAagggaaatttgtttgtttgtttgtttgtttgtttagatgatcttcctgtgaagggaactcggcaaactctcataaggggatataaacaccaagctggtaACAGCTAATCTCTcgtatacaaacattggtttaacgatgattttgaattgcacaaatcaatcaaattgtgattcagtaacaacTAGACATCAATaaaaatcagcagttagctttatcggattcaaacccacagccttgtgattgcaagtcctgcagtcttcCACTGGACAACGGTAACATCACTCTCTAATTGAAAGAACCAATGattcaaaaactttatttttaggggtgaccttttttttcttcacaagcAAAACCTGATAATTATGATGTGATTTACCTGAGAGTAGAACTGTTGAAGGAATGGTTTCTTGGAGGCAGGAATCACCGACTCAAGATGAGGCTGAAGAAGCTGAAATTGCTCCGCTAGGAAAACTCTGCCACAAGAAGAAAGCAAAAAAACCTAAATAAATTTGTGCAATGTGTTCAAATGTTAATGTGTTAAAGTTATTTTCAACATGATTTGTTTAAGGTGGTGGGCAGGTGGAGTGGGGTACTACATGTGGGAGCTGGAAGGGCTTAGAGGATGGGGGTAAGTGGCAggagggttggggttagggagGAGGTTAAAGGGAACTTTCTCGGATTGGTTCCTTCCAATGATTCTGTGCCAACGATCTTCTCAGCTAGACCATAAAGCTGCTCGATCCAGACAACTCAACGATCGATGAAACATGAGGAAAGCTTTAAGGTTGGATGTGTGCAGGTATGTAAGGGCCAGAGGGTGTGGTTAGAGGCAGGAGGGGTGGGTTTAGGGAGGAGGTTGACGGTAAATTCATTAGATTAGTTCCTTACAATGATTCCGTGCCAACAATCCTCTCAGCTAGACCATGAAGCTGCTCGATCCCAGTCAACTCAACGATCGGTGAAACATGAGGGAAACCGATCCTCTCCTGCTAcattcacaaacaaaatcacaacaTCGTCAGTTTGATCTGGAGACCCCAAAGTATacccttcttaaaggcactggacacgtttggtaattgtcaaagaccagtattctcacttgtatcccaacagatgcataaactaagaaatctgtgaaaattttgactcaattggtcattgaagttgcaagagattaatgaaagaaaaaacacccttgttgcataaacttttgtgtttttcagatgcatgagaaaggctaCAAGGCTAAATGTCTTAACtaagattaaaatattttagtgagaaattaccttttttcaaaaacatttcgcTACAAAAGAGCCATTTAGAGAGCCATTTCACACAATAATTTGTACTATAAACAGGTCTCTGCttcacgttaccaagtaagttgttgtgggggggggggcaaactcACCCTGTTTTCCATGGGGTTTGGTAGCATGCCTGGTGGTGGTTCCTGCTGGATCATATTATCACTGATTCTCTTCAGGGTGGTGCGGATCTTGTTACTTAAACTCAACCCAAACGAATCATTCTGCAATTTCAAAACAAGAGGCCAAAAGTAATAGATATTTgtatcgggataaagaataatatttgGTCTTCACTGATGTGTTAAGCCCTGTAAGGCCTATACTCAGTGttccccccccacccccaagtcctgtggagaaaaaaaaaaatccacaggagggattcgaacccacgaccgttgcCATTTCAGCACACATGTCTCAAGTACAAGCTAAATGAATAAGTCACTTCCTATTACAACTTTCATATAGGATACTGCTTAGAGACAATTGAAGAATTACTTAACAAGCTATCTATGAAATGAAGCAATTATGCAAATATGAAGTGCCTTAATGCAGACAAAGACAAAAGTGAAGCTAATTGGAGGAACAGACAAAAGTGTAAAATTTTAGATATCAAAGTGAAGAGTAAGTTTTGAGTGAGCTCATCTTAGTCTCTAAACTTACCATGTCTGTAGCGAAGAAGGTGTAGACTGAGAATAGATAGTAGTCAAAGAGTTGGGACATACACAAGACGACATCAAACGCAATGGGTTTCAATACAGCCATCATCTGCATGTACTTTCCTGTAATGCAAACCAAAAGTAACAAATTAAAGCAAGATGGTACGATATTGGATTTTGTTAATTACATAATAGGAATAAACAATCTGAGCGAGGTTgttacgcttctcagattcaaattttggggcataaaaactgggatctttttacataaccgcattactttaaagtgaaatgtttttcaaaatgctttatactatcgaacaTTGCTGTAGGGTTTTAGCCATAGGTTTTTactgtcattaaaggaacacgttgcctggatCGGGCaaattggtctataaaaagcatgtGTAACTGTTATGAAATgcgtatgggtagaaagatgttgtaaaagtagaatacaatgatccacacaaatttacctcgaaagtgcatggttttccttttactttgcgaactaacatggtcggccatttatgggagtcaaccataaatggccgactgtgttagtcagcgaggtaaaaggaaaaccgtgaaatttcgaggcatgtttgtgtggatcattgtattctacttttcaacatctttctacccatatgcattttatagcaaatggTTACacaggcttttcaaagacaactcgattgatccaaggcaacgcgtcctttaattttaagagtgattacaagACATACAACTTCCCTATAAGATGAATctcagtgctttgtgaaattgagtcaagatatagaaaggtttgcggtgtaagcgctttctccagaagacgatcagagcatactgatcgaaaagtcgattgaaaccaacagttcttttcagaaccaccccaactcattaagagatcatcattacatggtattaccgcaaacctttctgtatcgtattttcaccatgcaaagtttcaaatcctactgaggCAAGGTAATTATCCATTTGCGTCAACAGTTAAAAGTATAACCACATTTCCAAAACAGTAATTTCAAACAGTAAGTCTGTCGTTGACAAGCATCCTGGAAAATCCTATCCACAATGGAAAACCCTATCCACAATGTTAACGGAGATTGAACAGAAAATGTCCATACCAAAGAGACGTAGCACGTTGAGGGTAGTATTGGCAAGAACCGGCACAGGACCCTTGGAGGATTGGGAACGTCGCTTCCTTGAactgaaaaagaagaagaaataaaccaacatttttagttgagcagtttgaaaaccaGTGGGGACAAAATCACAGCTTTCTTACAAGTGGCCTTTGTGCTCAGGCTTGGGTGCCTTTTGTATGTAGCTTGGTCGATGAAAGTCGGTAAGGAAGAGGGTGATGAGTGAAAGTAAAGGGTTACTACTTTTGAAATGGAATTCACGGTTTTAAATCTCAGAATAGACCAAGTACCTTTTTGTGAGTTTTCCTTGAGTGAGTTCATCAATGAAGTCTTGTTTGAGTTCATCAGGAACGTCACTGTCGTCTGATTCCTCATTGCCAAGGGAAGTATCGTCAACATCGTCAACCTACAGGAACGAAGTAAATTATTGTAGATCTGTCTCAAACTCTATTCAATTCACTTCATTTCATAtgtttctatttatttattctggttgtgaagccaggaactctcagaaaagtgaaatccatcactgtactagccaagaaccccctTGGAGAGAAGataaggaaggaagtttcagtttaagatgtggaaggaaaacccaCAAAACGTTTTagcatgaaacatttctcagattttgtTTCTCATATTGTTGCTTTGGAACAAACAATTTAaacccattatacactttcggtacagaaaagaacaaaaaaagttcacagagttacaaataacttacagggtttacagaaggtaatagtgaaagacttctcttgaaatattattccatgaaatgctttactttttgagaaaacatcaaaacgatattaattctcgatagcgagagttagggatttattttaaacacatgtcatgacacggcaaaaggTGCGGAAACAatagtgggttttcccgttattttctcccgactccgatgaccgattgagcctaaattttcacaggtttgttattttacatataatttgtgatacacaaagtgtgggacttggacaatactgtttaacgaaagtgtataatggctttaagcatgtGCCATGATGATTACTACAACAGGATAGTCAGATTAATCAACTTACTCCATTGGTTCCAATAACGTCTTCATTTTCATCTTCGTCCATCCTCCGATCAAACGGACTTCCCTCATCCCAGAACCGACTGAAGTAGCCACCCTTCCCTCCAATACTGATGGAGGGACTGGACTGGTTTCCTTGATCCCCGCTCTGGGTAAGACCTGTCAGACGGATGAATCGGAACTCATGGAGGTTGGTGATGGTGAAGTTGGCTTTGACCGGACAGAGCTCCCATCCTTCGTTCTCTAAGAACATCTGTAGCTCATCCAGACGGGATCTATAAatgtttacaattaaaaaagaaGCAGTTTGTGGCGTGTT encodes the following:
- the LOC139948783 gene encoding syndetin-like isoform X2 is translated as MINMRKFKTLITRQGSGSRDDKSPTDEVARTPSPIEPIRYKNEQREFSNDPAAEAEIIESIEKEYFNDEDFDGSEFELLKLPELDQIEPPKLAGDRDRLRRQRQSVSKKFSDVVLENQSSYTKELQRVTDLQASLQTATIICTNGRRQLAMAKQGFTVASLSILANFRKRQQLLSLMKSLHTIKTLQQTDIRLREMLEEEDYPGAIQLCLECQKAASTFRHYKCISELSSKLQDTLEMIEEQLDQALSKTCSNFDVKHYEKVQTAYTLLGKTQTAMDQLHMHFTSAIHNSAFTIVLGYVELMSGSENTNFQKMPYKDLCGHITTDIYIPCLLDLCKALWEVMKSYYKTIEWHETNEDPISPIAREHNESGVEVATEMDASFNRRYIKTKLEHGLARIWQDVQQKVKTFLLGTDLSNFKYDDFIHVLDLVNRLIRVGEEFCGSKSESLHDSLRQQSLNYFKNYHRSRLDELQMFLENEGWELCPVKANFTITNLHEFRFIRLTGLTQSGDQGNQSSPSISIGGKGGYFSRFWDEGSPFDRRMDEDENEDVIGTNGVDDVDDTSLGNEESDDSDVPDELKQDFIDELTQGKLTKSSRKRRSQSSKGPVPVLANTTLNVLRLFGKYMQMMAVLKPIAFDVVLCMSQLFDYYLFSVYTFFATDMNDSFGLSLSNKIRTTLKRISDNMIQQEPPPGMLPNPMENRERIGFPHVSPIVELTGIEQLHGLAERIVGTESLVFLAEQFQLLQPHLESVIPASKKPFLQQFYSQTVSVASELRRPVYRGVASRCILFERMLQLMATVKWDIKDIMSQHSTYVDVLLQDFMIFNTRLDEVGRRVSIPSPVYNILWGHLVRLANRTYVEGFASAKKCSNEGRALMQLDFQQFLLKLDKLTDVRPIPDKEFVETYVKAYYLSESDMEQWIKDHREYSAKQLLSLVNCAISSKKARQRLTGIVEELERTRGR
- the LOC139948783 gene encoding syndetin-like isoform X1 — its product is MINMRKFKTLITRQGSGSRDDKSPTDEVARTPSPIEPIRYKNEQREFSNDPAAEAEIIESIEKEYFNDEDFDGSEFELLKLPELDQIEPPKLAGDRDRLRRQRQSVSKKFSDVVLENQSSYTKELQRVTDLQASLQTATIICTNGRRQLAMAKQGFTVASLSILANFRKRQQLLSLMKSLHTIKTLQQTDIRLREMLEEEDYPGAIQLCLECQKAASTFRHYKCISELSSKLQDTLEMIEEQLDQALSKTCSNFDVKHYEKVQTAYTLLGKTQTAMDQLHMHFTSAIHNSAFTIVLGYVELMSGSENTNFQKMPYKDLCGHITTDIYIPCLLDLCKALWEVMKSYYKTIEWHETNEDPISPIAREHNESGVEVATEMDASFNRRYIKTKLEHGLARIWQDVQQKVKTFLLGTDLSNFKYDDFIHVLDLVNRLIRVGEEFCGSKSESLHDSLRQQSLNYFKNYHRSRLDELQMFLENEGWELCPVKANFTITNLHEFRFIRLTGLTQSGDQGNQSSPSISIGGKGGYFSRFWDEGSPFDRRMDEDENEDVIGTNGVDDVDDTSLGNEESDDSDVPDELKQDFIDELTQGKLTKSSRKRRSQSSKGPVPVLANTTLNVLRLFGKYMQMMAVLKPIAFDVVLCMSQLFDYYLFSVYTFFATDMNDSFGLSLSNKIRTTLKRISDNMIQQEPPPGMLPNPMENRQERIGFPHVSPIVELTGIEQLHGLAERIVGTESLVFLAEQFQLLQPHLESVIPASKKPFLQQFYSQTVSVASELRRPVYRGVASRCILFERMLQLMATVKWDIKDIMSQHSTYVDVLLQDFMIFNTRLDEVGRRVSIPSPVYNILWGHLVRLANRTYVEGFASAKKCSNEGRALMQLDFQQFLLKLDKLTDVRPIPDKEFVETYVKAYYLSESDMEQWIKDHREYSAKQLLSLVNCAISSKKARQRLTGIVEELERTRGR